CCATATATCCTTGTATCCCCGTGAAGCGCTTCATAGGCTTGGATGAATATGTTATTAGCTATAGCACCAACTAATATGGAGATAGATATTATGCTAGCTATATATGGGAATCTCGCGAATCCAAAGGGGTATTTCGGTGTAGGCTTTCTATTCACTAGAAGAGCCCCCATATATAGCACGAGGCTATTAACCGAGTCGCTGATTGAGTGGAGCATCTCAGCATACACAGCTAGCGAGCCTGTGAGCATGAATGCTACTAGCTTCAAACCAGCCTGGATCGAGTTGAGGGCTACGGAGAATAGAAAGATCAGAGGGCTTTTACCGGAGCCGACCATATATCGTTTACACCGCTTTAGCCAACAATATTATGACCTATGGAGGCTAATAAACATATGATCCTCTATCTAAAAAACCTTCCAACGATCTCCGGGAGATCCATGTATATATATTTAGTTGAGGCCAGCTTAGGCAGATAGAATGCAGCCTTAGCCGAGGGTGTCGCTATACATCTATACCCAAGGCTAGCCAGAGGAGATATAACGCCGCATATCCCTGCAAAAACCTTGACCCCTCTTGATGTGAGGAGATCTATAACCCCTTTTCTAGATAGCTCCTCATACACATAGTGGGAGGTGAAGATCCAGACAGGTTTATAGGCTCTAACACCCCTTTCAACGATCATCCTAGCTAGATCTTCTATCAACTCCTCAGAAGCATGTGGACAGCCTATGAGGACAGCATCTATATCCTCACATGAGAGCTCCTCCACAGCCCTCGAAAGATCTTTATCATCTATAGAGACCCTCTCAACACCTCTCAGAACCTCCCTAGAGATCCTCCCAGCCTCTGGCGAAACACCATCGATCAGAACGAGCCCCATCCCACCACTCGAGCCCGCAGCCGCTAGGAAGCCCTTGACCTCCTCATGCTTTGAGAATCTAATTCCCTCCACATATGGGATCCTCTCTCCAGCTATCTCACCCACCACAAGGCCCAAGGCTCCGAAGCCTGAGAGACCTCTAACCCTGGCTAACACCTTTATAGCTATCTGCGGCCTTCTATTCTCATCAACAAGAAGCCCCGCCCTATAGGTCTTCCCCAATATGGCTTCGAAAAGGGCTAGAAGACCCCCCTCCCTATTGCTCCTAGCACCGTAGATGCTGTTAGCAATAAGCACGGCATTGCTCTCAGCCCAGGCAAGGATCTCCCCGGGCCTCGGCTCTCTATAGTAGTATGGTGTGCATGTGAAAGCCCTAACACCCATAGCCCTGAATATCTCTAGAACCTCCCTCTGCCCCCTTATAAAGCCCTCTCCATAGCTGAAGTAGTGGGAGCTATCATCATCAACAGAACCTGGATTCGCAGTTGTATATATCGAGAACCTAGCACCACCCGAATATAGATCTCTTAGAAGGGATAGCCCCGCCTCCCCTATATTGGCATAGCCAACCCCAGAGATATGGGCATGGGATATAGGGATAAGCCTATCAGCACCCAACGCCTCCCCAACCTTGACAACCACTTTCATAGCCTTCTCAAGAACCCAGCCAGCCTCACCGGAATAGATCCTCTCCTCCTCCTTAGTGAGGTACAAAGCCCAACCCTAATTAGATGCTACCCTCGATAGCTATTATACCAAAAACCCGATCTAAATAGAACTAGCTAACCTTGAGGCTTATCCCAACCTCTAAGATCGAAGCCCCCTTTTAAAGACCTAGGACTAGATGTTTTGGTTATTGTGCTAGAAGCATATAGATCTATGTGGTTTTATCCCCGTTGGAATGATACGATGTTAGGGATTTTATGATCAGCTTCTATGGATTGCTCAAAATGATCCATCTAACATGCTTCGCAGCATGGTCAGCCCTGACCCTCGGGGGATATATAGTGCTTAGATCATCGCCGAGCTGTGAAGCCGTAAAATCATATCTTAGGCTCGTATATCTAGAGGCTGTCTCAGCCGTCGGGCTCTACGCCTCCGGCGTTTCAATGGCATCTATTATCGGC
This is a stretch of genomic DNA from Sulfolobales archaeon. It encodes these proteins:
- a CDS encoding aconitase X catalytic domain-containing protein — translated: MYLTKEEERIYSGEAGWVLEKAMKVVVKVGEALGADRLIPISHAHISGVGYANIGEAGLSLLRDLYSGGARFSIYTTANPGSVDDDSSHYFSYGEGFIRGQREVLEIFRAMGVRAFTCTPYYYREPRPGEILAWAESNAVLIANSIYGARSNREGGLLALFEAILGKTYRAGLLVDENRRPQIAIKVLARVRGLSGFGALGLVVGEIAGERIPYVEGIRFSKHEEVKGFLAAAGSSGGMGLVLIDGVSPEAGRISREVLRGVERVSIDDKDLSRAVEELSCEDIDAVLIGCPHASEELIEDLARMIVERGVRAYKPVWIFTSHYVYEELSRKGVIDLLTSRGVKVFAGICGVISPLASLGYRCIATPSAKAAFYLPKLASTKYIYMDLPEIVGRFFR
- a CDS encoding cation transporter, whose protein sequence is MVGSGKSPLIFLFSVALNSIQAGLKLVAFMLTGSLAVYAEMLHSISDSVNSLVLYMGALLVNRKPTPKYPFGFARFPYIASIISISILVGAIANNIFIQAYEALHGDTRIYG